A stretch of Gorilla gorilla gorilla isolate KB3781 chromosome 9, NHGRI_mGorGor1-v2.1_pri, whole genome shotgun sequence DNA encodes these proteins:
- the TKFC gene encoding triokinase/FMN cyclase isoform X1, producing the protein MTSKKLVNSVAGCADDALAGLVACNPNLQLLQGHRVALRSDLDSLKGRVALLSGGGSGHEPAHAGFIGKGMLTGVIAGAVFTSPAVGSILAAIRAVAQAGTVGTLLIVKNYTGDRLNFGLAREQARAEGIPVEMVVIGDDSAFTVLKKAGRRGLCGTVLIHKVAGALAEAGVGLEEITKQVNMVAKAMGTLGVSLSSCSVPGSKPTFELSADEVELGLGIHGEAGVRRIKMATADEIVKLMLDHMTNTTNASHVPVQPGSSVVMMVNNLGGLSFLELGIIADATVRSLEGRGVKIARALVGTFMSALEMPGISLTLLLVDEPLLKLIDAETTAAAWPNVAAVSITGRKRSRVAPAEPQEAPDSTAAGGSASKRMALVLERVCSTLLGLEEHLNALDRAAGDGDCGTTHSRAARAIREWLKEGPPPASPAQLLSKLSVLLLEKMGGSSGALYGLFLTAATQPLKAKTSLPAWSAAMDAGLEAMQKYGKAAPGDRTMLDSLWAAGQELQAWKSPGADLLQVLTKAVKSAEAAAEATKDMEAGAGRASYISSARLEQPDPGAVAAAAILRAILEVLQS; encoded by the exons ACCTCCAAGAAGCTGGTGAACTCGGTGGCTGGCTGTGCTGATGACGCTCTTGCTGGCCTGGTGGCCTGCAACCCCAACCTGCAGCTCCTGCAGGGCCACCGCGTGGCCCTCCGTTCTGACCTGGACAGCCTCAAGGGCCGGGTGGCACTGCTGTCAGGTGGGGGCTCTGGCCATGAGCCTGCCCATGCTG GTTTCATAGGGAAGGGGATGCTGACTGGGGTCATCGCGGGAGCCGTGTTCACCTCCCCGGCAGTGGGCAGCATCCTGGCAGCCATCAGGGCCGTGGCCCAGGCTGGCACAG TGGGGACGCTCCTTATCGTGAAGAACTACACTGGGGATCGGCTCAACTTCGGCCTGGCCCGGGAGCAGGCCCGGGCTGAAGGCATCCCGGTGGAGATGGTGGTGATTGGGGACGACAGCGCCTTCACTGTCCTGAAGAAGGCAGGCCGGCGGGGGCTGTGCGGCACGGTGCTTATACACAAG GTGGCAGGTGCTCTGGCTGAGGCTGGTGTGGGGCTGGAGGAGATCACAAAGCAGGTGAACATGGTCGCCAAGGCCATGG GTACCCTGGGGGTGAGCTTATCCTCCTGCAGCGTCCCTGGTTCCAAACCCACCTTCGAGCTCTCAGCCGACGAGGTGGAGCTGGGCCTGG GGATCCACGGAGAAGCTGGTGTGCGCCGGATAAAG ATGGCAACCGCCGATGAGATTGTGAAACTCATGCTCGACCACATGACAAACACCACCAATGCGTCCCATGTGCCTGTGCAGCCCG GCTCCTCAGTTGTGATGATGGTCAACAACCTGGGTGGCCTGTCATTCCTGGAACTGGGTATCATAGCCGACGCTACCGTCCGCTCCCTGG AGGGCCGCGGGGTGAAGATTGCCCGTGCCCTGGTGGGCACCTTCATGTCAGCACTGGAGATGCCTGGCATTTCTCTCACCCTCCTGCTGGTGGATGAGCCTCTCCTGAAACTGATAG ATGCTGAAACCACTGCAGCAGCCTGGCCTAACGTGGCTGCAGTCTCCATTACTGGGCGGAAGCGGAGCCGGGTAGCCCCTGCCGAGCCCCAGGAGGCCCCTGATTCCACTGCTGCAGGAG GCTCAGCCTCGAAGCGGATGGCGCTGGTGCTGGAACGGGTGTGCAGCACCCTCCTGGGCCTGGAGGAACACCTGAATGCCCTGGACCGGGCTGCTGGTGACGGCGACTGTGGCACCACCCACAGCCGTGCGGCCAGAG CAATCCGGGAGTGGCTGAAGGAGGGCCCACCCCCTGCCAGCCCTGCCCAGCTGCTCTCCAAGTTGTCTGTCCTGCTCCTGGAGAAGATGGGAGGCTCATCTGGGGCG CTCTACGGCCTGTTCCTGACTGCGGCTACACAGCCCCTGAAGGCCAAGACCAGCCTCCCAGCCTGGTCTGCTGCCATGGATGCCGGCCTGGAAGCCATGCAGAA GTATGGAAAGGCTGCCCCAGGGGACAGGACTATG CTGGATTCTCTGTGGGCAGCAGGGCAGGAGCTCCAAGCCTGGAAGAGCCCAGGAGCCGATCTGTTGCAAGTCCTGACCAAAGCAGTCAAG AGTGCCGAAGCTGCAGCCGAGGCCACCAAGGATATGGAAGCTGGAGCCGGAAGAGCCAGTTATATCAGCTCAGCACGGCTGGAGCAGCCAGACCCCGGGGCGGTGGCAGCTGCTGCCATCCTCCGGGCCATCTTGGAGGTCTTGCAGAGCTAG
- the TKFC gene encoding triokinase/FMN cyclase isoform X2, with product MTSKKLVNSVAGCADDALAGLVACNPNLQLLQGHRVALRSDLDSLKGRVALLSGGGSGHEPAHAGFIGKGMLTGVIAGAVFTSPAVGSILAAIRAVAQAGTVGTLLIVKNYTGDRLNFGLAREQARAEGIPVEMVVIGDDSAFTVLKKAGRRGLCGTVLIHKVAGALAEAGVGLEEITKQVNMVAKAMGTLGVSLSSCSVPGSKPTFELSADEVELGLGIHGEAGVRRIKMATADEIVKLMLDHMTNTTNASHVPVQPGSSVVMMVNNLGGLSFLELGIIADATVRSLEGRGVKIARALVGTFMSALEMPGISLTLLLVDEPLLKLIDAETTAAAWPNVAAVSITGRKRSRVAPAEPQEAPDSTAAGGSASKRMALVLERVCSTLLGLEEHLNALDRAAGDGDCGTTHSRAARAIREWLKEGPPPASPAQLLSKLSVLLLEKMGGSSGALYGLFLTAATQPLKAKTSLPAWSAAMDAGLEAMQKYGKAAPGDRTMLDSLWAAGQELQAWKSPGADLLQVLTKAVKEGGGLVVCP from the exons ACCTCCAAGAAGCTGGTGAACTCGGTGGCTGGCTGTGCTGATGACGCTCTTGCTGGCCTGGTGGCCTGCAACCCCAACCTGCAGCTCCTGCAGGGCCACCGCGTGGCCCTCCGTTCTGACCTGGACAGCCTCAAGGGCCGGGTGGCACTGCTGTCAGGTGGGGGCTCTGGCCATGAGCCTGCCCATGCTG GTTTCATAGGGAAGGGGATGCTGACTGGGGTCATCGCGGGAGCCGTGTTCACCTCCCCGGCAGTGGGCAGCATCCTGGCAGCCATCAGGGCCGTGGCCCAGGCTGGCACAG TGGGGACGCTCCTTATCGTGAAGAACTACACTGGGGATCGGCTCAACTTCGGCCTGGCCCGGGAGCAGGCCCGGGCTGAAGGCATCCCGGTGGAGATGGTGGTGATTGGGGACGACAGCGCCTTCACTGTCCTGAAGAAGGCAGGCCGGCGGGGGCTGTGCGGCACGGTGCTTATACACAAG GTGGCAGGTGCTCTGGCTGAGGCTGGTGTGGGGCTGGAGGAGATCACAAAGCAGGTGAACATGGTCGCCAAGGCCATGG GTACCCTGGGGGTGAGCTTATCCTCCTGCAGCGTCCCTGGTTCCAAACCCACCTTCGAGCTCTCAGCCGACGAGGTGGAGCTGGGCCTGG GGATCCACGGAGAAGCTGGTGTGCGCCGGATAAAG ATGGCAACCGCCGATGAGATTGTGAAACTCATGCTCGACCACATGACAAACACCACCAATGCGTCCCATGTGCCTGTGCAGCCCG GCTCCTCAGTTGTGATGATGGTCAACAACCTGGGTGGCCTGTCATTCCTGGAACTGGGTATCATAGCCGACGCTACCGTCCGCTCCCTGG AGGGCCGCGGGGTGAAGATTGCCCGTGCCCTGGTGGGCACCTTCATGTCAGCACTGGAGATGCCTGGCATTTCTCTCACCCTCCTGCTGGTGGATGAGCCTCTCCTGAAACTGATAG ATGCTGAAACCACTGCAGCAGCCTGGCCTAACGTGGCTGCAGTCTCCATTACTGGGCGGAAGCGGAGCCGGGTAGCCCCTGCCGAGCCCCAGGAGGCCCCTGATTCCACTGCTGCAGGAG GCTCAGCCTCGAAGCGGATGGCGCTGGTGCTGGAACGGGTGTGCAGCACCCTCCTGGGCCTGGAGGAACACCTGAATGCCCTGGACCGGGCTGCTGGTGACGGCGACTGTGGCACCACCCACAGCCGTGCGGCCAGAG CAATCCGGGAGTGGCTGAAGGAGGGCCCACCCCCTGCCAGCCCTGCCCAGCTGCTCTCCAAGTTGTCTGTCCTGCTCCTGGAGAAGATGGGAGGCTCATCTGGGGCG CTCTACGGCCTGTTCCTGACTGCGGCTACACAGCCCCTGAAGGCCAAGACCAGCCTCCCAGCCTGGTCTGCTGCCATGGATGCCGGCCTGGAAGCCATGCAGAA GTATGGAAAGGCTGCCCCAGGGGACAGGACTATG CTGGATTCTCTGTGGGCAGCAGGGCAGGAGCTCCAAGCCTGGAAGAGCCCAGGAGCCGATCTGTTGCAAGTCCTGACCAAAGCAGTCAAG GAAGGAGGCGGCCTGGTGGTCTGCCCTTGA